From the genome of Gemmatimonadaceae bacterium, one region includes:
- a CDS encoding YaeQ family protein produces MALSATIYNFEIQLADVDRGVYESLAFKVAQHPSETSEYLLTRVIAYCLEYQEGIAFSKGLAEPDEPAVVVRDLTGALRAWIEIGTPDAARLHRASKAAPRVAVYTHRDPRALVRQLSGQRIHRREAIDVHGVDFELLAALAERLERRMKFDLSATGGELYLTLGDRTLTGPVSRHSLAEG; encoded by the coding sequence ATGGCTCTCTCCGCCACGATCTACAATTTCGAGATTCAGCTCGCCGACGTGGACCGCGGCGTGTACGAGTCGCTCGCCTTCAAGGTTGCCCAGCATCCGTCGGAGACGTCCGAATATCTGCTCACGCGTGTCATTGCGTACTGCCTGGAGTATCAGGAAGGCATTGCCTTTTCCAAAGGGCTGGCGGAGCCCGACGAGCCAGCGGTCGTGGTACGTGACCTCACCGGCGCGTTGCGGGCGTGGATCGAGATCGGAACGCCCGATGCGGCGCGCCTCCATCGGGCGAGCAAAGCCGCGCCGCGGGTGGCCGTGTACACACACCGGGACCCGCGGGCGCTCGTGCGGCAACTGAGCGGCCAACGCATCCACCGGCGCGAGGCGATCGACGTGCACGGCGTGGACTTCGAGCTACTCGCCGCACTGGCTGAGCGCCTCGAACGCCGGATGAAGTTCGACCTGTCAGCCACCGGCGGCGAACTGTACCTCACGCTGGGCGACCGCACGCTCACCGGCCCGGTGTCGCGGCACTCGCTGGCCGAAGGGTGA